A window of Lacibacter sediminis contains these coding sequences:
- a CDS encoding TIM44-like domain-containing protein yields MKFSWTSLQISIAGARLSHLVQKDKIWDHGSMIENSRILFYLVQKAMNTGKIESLKKHVTLSCYQELEKEMDSIKKKGLLNSNENPVITELAVISVCERKNNKPDMFKASIKGYLRKEGSTVLDNNQHRFSFNCSFVRQGDWWLLHEMKH; encoded by the coding sequence ATGAAATTTTCCTGGACCAGCTTACAAATATCAATTGCAGGTGCAAGACTAAGCCATCTTGTACAGAAAGATAAAATTTGGGATCATGGCAGTATGATTGAAAATTCAAGAATTCTTTTTTACCTGGTTCAAAAAGCAATGAATACTGGTAAAATAGAGTCATTAAAAAAGCATGTTACTCTTTCCTGTTATCAGGAACTTGAAAAAGAGATGGATAGCATTAAAAAGAAAGGCTTGTTAAATTCAAATGAAAACCCTGTGATCACAGAATTGGCAGTGATCTCGGTATGCGAGAGAAAAAATAATAAACCAGATATGTTTAAAGCATCAATAAAAGGCTATTTGAGAAAGGAAGGCAGTACTGTATTAGATAATAACCAGCACCGGTTTTCATTTAACTGCTCTTTTGTTCGACAAGGCGATTGGTGGTTGCTGCATGAAATGAAACATTGA
- a CDS encoding sensor histidine kinase has protein sequence MPIRSFYITLLILGYTKLFSQSFDEKDFTRYTKLDGLSHNSVTGIVQDSSGYIWVSTKKGLNRFDGRSFSNFFKRTDNLPLPENDILYLSWQQNEIIGSTAVGAFAYNTNTRKLRSFFVPADSTIYFWSNQVWQTLKDKSGNYVLSTKTGLYIFNGNGKLISRYDHFSPKDAGRKELWFGNWLAQLSDGRIFQENNLAGSFYNYKTKKIEAHSFGKHPSLRKLLNFKTDEERISFYAGNDQLIIPGSEKNTLEIHNLVNGQHTSFTIPKHVIPDLDWYSKLFFINDSVAALTSKVGGFYLLHFAEATNQWSSDGRKFFAGKYCTSVFTDKKNRLWIGTNDGLYKQNIRNTFFDDEDLSQQHPSIVNTGIQSVFISQNKMFVGLRNEGGLLVLNNQTKKIEQVVDLSKHGAGSNSLNFIFQFNQDTLWLGTAKGILWFNKNNFSNGRLNIPGQPAWFYDTKTRSFLKDSEGDLWLSFGILNSLVQYKRSENKFYDFTASPLLKITFCFSMEEDKKGNVWIAGDGLCRWNRKKNKIDTLIPYPTVIKTVTNYMRLLDCDNENNLWLASYDNEIIQYNTNENKMYLRVAENSTIDGHSVTSSDIIADHIWLGMANGISAFNIKDHSIKQFNYSDGLPSAVVTSPRNGSFYDSVKNRFYFGAGQYLISFVADARAAEKTVPLFSVEVMGENQVQDQKIVLPYSKNNVELTLNAINFTDPEENRFAYRFLNDKNENWNQLNTKNVVVLSKLTPGSHHIEVKMFSVNNRWQPQTQTIHLQIKPPFWRSPYFLFLTIAAFVILVVFLYQKRVKQINRQANIDKQLTQTEMKALHAQMNPHFIFNCLNSIREMILNNENEQASLYLSKFARLIRITLNHSAKQFVSLTDTVDYLERYVEMESIRNNQFLYKIDVAKDLNAHIIMVPPMLIQPFIENAIWHGSAQKKNITIQISFKQQDNQLICIVEDDGIGIEESLKRKKDITHEPSVGIDNIKQRIELLNEKYNLRSTIHIQDKLTLSPANGTGTIVTLHLPIKTNENLWT, from the coding sequence ATGCCTATACGCTCCTTTTATATAACACTGCTTATACTTGGCTATACAAAGCTTTTTTCACAATCTTTTGATGAGAAAGATTTTACCCGTTATACAAAACTCGATGGGTTATCACATAACAGCGTCACGGGCATTGTGCAGGATTCATCAGGCTACATCTGGGTAAGTACAAAAAAAGGTCTCAATCGTTTCGACGGAAGATCGTTCAGTAATTTTTTTAAACGAACTGATAATTTACCACTGCCGGAAAATGATATCCTTTACTTATCATGGCAACAAAACGAGATCATCGGTTCCACTGCCGTAGGCGCATTTGCATATAATACCAATACAAGAAAACTCAGATCCTTTTTTGTTCCTGCTGATTCCACAATTTATTTCTGGTCGAATCAGGTATGGCAAACATTAAAAGACAAGTCAGGCAATTATGTGTTATCAACAAAAACGGGTTTATATATTTTCAACGGCAATGGAAAGCTTATCTCCCGTTATGATCATTTTTCTCCAAAGGATGCAGGACGTAAAGAATTGTGGTTTGGGAACTGGCTGGCACAATTAAGCGACGGAAGAATATTCCAAGAGAATAACCTTGCCGGATCCTTCTACAATTACAAAACGAAAAAAATAGAAGCACATTCATTTGGGAAACATCCCTCTCTCAGGAAATTACTTAATTTCAAAACAGATGAAGAACGAATTTCGTTTTACGCCGGCAACGATCAATTGATAATTCCCGGTTCGGAAAAAAACACATTGGAAATCCACAACCTTGTTAACGGCCAACATACATCCTTCACCATTCCAAAACATGTTATTCCCGATCTTGATTGGTACAGCAAACTATTTTTTATTAATGACAGCGTTGCTGCACTTACCAGCAAAGTTGGAGGATTTTACCTGCTTCATTTTGCAGAAGCAACAAATCAATGGTCTTCCGACGGGAGAAAATTTTTTGCAGGAAAGTATTGTACTTCAGTTTTCACTGATAAAAAAAATCGCTTGTGGATAGGCACCAACGATGGATTGTATAAACAAAATATCAGGAATACTTTTTTTGATGATGAAGATCTGTCGCAGCAACATCCTTCAATAGTAAATACAGGCATTCAAAGTGTTTTCATTTCGCAGAACAAAATGTTTGTGGGTTTAAGAAACGAGGGAGGGCTGCTTGTGTTAAACAATCAAACTAAAAAGATCGAACAGGTTGTTGATCTTTCAAAACACGGGGCCGGGAGCAACAGCCTGAATTTTATTTTCCAATTTAATCAAGATACATTATGGCTAGGTACTGCAAAAGGTATTCTATGGTTCAATAAAAACAATTTTTCAAATGGAAGATTGAATATACCGGGCCAACCTGCATGGTTTTACGATACAAAAACAAGAAGCTTTCTTAAAGATTCCGAAGGTGACCTATGGTTATCATTTGGTATTTTGAATAGCCTTGTACAATACAAGCGATCAGAAAATAAATTCTATGACTTTACAGCAAGCCCTTTACTGAAAATCACCTTTTGCTTTAGCATGGAAGAAGATAAAAAAGGGAATGTTTGGATAGCCGGGGATGGGCTCTGTCGCTGGAACAGGAAAAAAAATAAAATCGATACGCTCATCCCTTACCCTACCGTAATTAAAACGGTAACAAATTACATGCGACTGCTTGATTGTGACAATGAAAACAATTTATGGCTTGCTTCTTATGACAATGAGATCATTCAATACAACACTAACGAAAACAAAATGTATCTGCGTGTTGCAGAGAATAGCACGATCGATGGACATTCGGTTACCAGTTCTGATATTATAGCTGACCACATCTGGCTTGGTATGGCAAATGGCATTTCTGCATTTAATATAAAAGATCATTCCATTAAGCAATTTAATTATTCCGACGGATTACCTTCAGCAGTTGTTACCTCACCACGCAATGGCAGCTTTTATGATTCTGTAAAAAATCGTTTTTATTTTGGCGCAGGGCAGTATCTGATTTCATTTGTTGCCGACGCAAGAGCTGCGGAAAAAACAGTTCCTCTTTTTTCGGTAGAAGTGATGGGTGAAAACCAAGTACAAGATCAAAAAATTGTATTACCCTATTCAAAGAATAATGTTGAACTAACCTTAAACGCCATCAATTTTACTGACCCTGAGGAAAATCGCTTTGCTTATCGATTCCTGAATGACAAAAATGAAAATTGGAATCAATTAAATACAAAAAATGTGGTTGTGTTAAGTAAATTAACGCCAGGCTCTCATCACATTGAAGTAAAAATGTTTTCGGTCAATAATCGGTGGCAGCCGCAAACGCAAACCATTCACCTGCAGATTAAACCACCGTTCTGGAGATCACCCTATTTCCTCTTTCTTACCATTGCAGCTTTCGTAATCCTCGTTGTATTTCTATACCAAAAGCGGGTAAAACAAATTAATCGCCAGGCAAATATTGATAAACAGCTTACACAAACTGAAATGAAGGCACTTCATGCACAAATGAATCCGCATTTCATTTTTAATTGTCTGAACAGTATTCGTGAAATGATCCTGAATAATGAGAACGAGCAGGCTTCGCTGTATCTCAGCAAGTTTGCAAGGCTTATCCGTATTACGTTAAATCATTCAGCCAAACAATTTGTGAGCTTAACTGATACGGTGGATTATTTAGAAAGATATGTTGAAATGGAAAGCATCAGGAACAACCAGTTTCTCTATAAAATTGATGTAGCAAAAGATTTAAATGCACATATCATCATGGTTCCTCCAATGTTGATTCAGCCATTTATTGAAAATGCTATCTGGCATGGTTCGGCGCAAAAAAAGAACATCACCATACAGATCAGTTTTAAACAACAGGATAATCAATTGATCTGTATTGTTGAAGATGATGGGATAGGAATTGAAGAATCATTAAAAAGAAAAAAAGATATTACTCATGAACCATCTGTAGGAATTGATAATATTAAACAACGTATTGAATTGCTCAATGAAAAATACAACCTGCGTAGCACGATTCATATCCAGGACAAACTAACTCTATCACCGGCAAATGGAACCGGAACAATTGTTACGCTTCATTTACCAATTAAAACAAATGAAAACCTATGGACTTAA
- a CDS encoding LytR/AlgR family response regulator transcription factor: MDLKAVLIDDEPRGISSMQKLLQINCPDVTVIGSFTDANEAIDQIKILDPDLIFLDIAMPVKSGFELLKELKGANFEVIFVTAHNQFMVEAFHFSAIDYLLKPVEDNLLIDAVERAKKRINEKSGNKNIETFLHNLTQKQSPQKMRLCIPSLKGFQVIELDDILYAESSGNYTNLYFANSKMTCTSKPMHEYEKLLEDAGFVRIHKSVLVNLKHIKEYFRGEGGSVLLSNGHELEVARRKKDLLIARMKEYYKF, translated from the coding sequence ATGGACTTAAAAGCCGTTTTAATAGATGATGAACCCCGTGGCATCAGCTCAATGCAAAAACTTTTGCAGATCAATTGCCCCGATGTAACTGTTATTGGCAGCTTTACGGATGCCAATGAAGCAATAGATCAAATAAAAATTCTGGATCCCGATTTGATTTTTCTTGATATTGCCATGCCTGTAAAAAGTGGCTTTGAATTATTGAAAGAATTAAAAGGTGCCAACTTTGAAGTGATATTTGTTACTGCCCACAACCAGTTTATGGTGGAAGCATTTCATTTCAGCGCCATTGACTACTTATTAAAACCGGTAGAAGATAATTTATTGATCGATGCAGTTGAACGGGCAAAAAAAAGAATTAATGAAAAATCCGGGAACAAAAACATCGAAACATTTCTTCACAATCTCACGCAAAAACAATCGCCTCAAAAAATGAGGCTTTGTATACCGTCCTTAAAAGGTTTCCAGGTGATTGAGCTCGATGATATTTTGTACGCCGAGTCATCGGGCAACTACACGAACCTGTATTTTGCAAACAGCAAAATGACCTGCACCTCAAAACCGATGCATGAATATGAAAAGCTGCTGGAAGATGCAGGCTTTGTTCGTATTCACAAATCAGTTCTTGTAAACCTGAAGCATATAAAAGAATATTTTCGGGGCGAAGGCGGATCAGTTCTTCTTTCAAACGGGCATGAATTGGAAGTTGCCCGGAGAAAAAAAGATCTGTTGATCGCAAGAATGAAGGAATATTACAAATTCTAA
- a CDS encoding PhzF family phenazine biosynthesis protein, whose protein sequence is MKLSLYQVDAFTSTLFKGNPAAVVPLEKWIDDELMQKLAMENNLAETVFFVPSKTEGADYDIRWFTPELEINLCGHATLASAFVLYTQLGYNKPSVTFSSKSGLLTVEKNGTNYEMDFPSWKPERINDYPEGIAEILGVKEILGAYKYRDLMIEVATEEEVVNAKPDFTAMKKTGEMIILTAKGNTVDFVSRFFAPTAGIDEDPVTGSAHSQLIPFWSEKLDKKRMIAKQLSKRGGDIICEQKNTERLMMGGECVFYMKGEFEIAG, encoded by the coding sequence ATGAAATTATCATTATACCAGGTTGATGCATTTACTTCAACATTGTTCAAAGGAAACCCGGCTGCTGTAGTACCATTAGAAAAATGGATTGATGATGAATTGATGCAAAAACTGGCGATGGAAAATAATTTGGCCGAAACAGTATTCTTTGTGCCATCGAAAACAGAAGGTGCCGATTACGATATCCGCTGGTTTACACCTGAGCTTGAAATTAATTTATGCGGTCATGCTACATTGGCAAGTGCATTTGTATTGTACACACAGCTTGGTTATAACAAACCATCTGTAACATTCAGTTCAAAAAGTGGGTTGTTAACCGTTGAGAAAAATGGCACTAATTATGAAATGGATTTCCCATCATGGAAACCGGAACGTATAAATGATTATCCGGAAGGTATTGCTGAAATTCTTGGCGTGAAAGAAATCCTTGGTGCTTATAAATACCGTGATCTGATGATAGAGGTAGCTACTGAAGAAGAAGTAGTCAATGCAAAACCTGATTTTACTGCCATGAAGAAAACCGGCGAAATGATTATTCTAACTGCAAAAGGAAATACAGTTGATTTTGTTTCACGCTTTTTTGCACCAACTGCAGGCATTGATGAAGATCCGGTAACAGGTTCTGCGCATTCACAGTTGATTCCTTTCTGGAGTGAGAAGCTGGATAAAAAAAGAATGATTGCAAAACAGTTGAGTAAACGTGGAGGCGATATTATCTGCGAACAGAAAAATACAGAACGTTTAATGATGGGTGGAGAATGCGTATTTTATATGAAGGGAGAATTTGAAATAGCAGGTTAG
- a CDS encoding trimeric intracellular cation channel family protein has translation MSFLSIIDILGTFAFAVSGAFSAMEKKLDPFGVIILSFVTAIGGGTLRDVLIGDTPVGWLRNGTTTIVIIAAAIGTMFFGNYLKRFTSTLFLFDAFGLGLFTLIGVEKGLQLQFSPGICVALGTITGSFGGVIRDVLLNNVPLVFRKEIYASVSILGGILYLLLLKVDMFSPFATIIAIVFIVAFRIIVVRYKLALPRIY, from the coding sequence ATGTCCTTCCTTTCCATCATCGATATACTCGGCACGTTTGCATTTGCAGTTTCAGGTGCCTTCTCTGCAATGGAAAAAAAGCTTGATCCGTTTGGTGTCATCATCCTTTCCTTTGTTACAGCTATTGGCGGCGGAACATTGCGGGATGTGTTGATTGGTGATACACCTGTTGGATGGTTGCGGAACGGAACAACAACGATAGTAATTATTGCAGCGGCTATTGGTACCATGTTCTTTGGTAACTACCTCAAACGTTTTACAAGTACCTTATTTTTATTTGATGCATTTGGTCTTGGCCTTTTTACACTCATCGGTGTGGAGAAAGGATTGCAATTGCAATTCAGTCCGGGTATATGTGTTGCATTGGGCACTATTACCGGGTCGTTTGGTGGTGTAATACGAGATGTGCTGCTGAACAATGTGCCGCTTGTTTTCCGTAAAGAAATTTATGCTTCTGTTTCTATTTTGGGTGGGATACTTTACCTCTTGTTGTTAAAAGTTGATATGTTCAGTCCTTTTGCAACGATCATTGCCATTGTATTTATTGTTGCATTTCGAATTATTGTTGTGCGGTATAAACTGGCATTACCACGAATTTATTAA
- a CDS encoding alpha-ketoacid dehydrogenase subunit alpha/beta, producing MESTTNETLQLQQLSFEHFQQEVLQDYRIACLSREASLLGRKEVLTGKAKFGIFGDGKEVPQLAMAKFFQPGDFYSGYYRDQTFAFATGVASIKEFFAQLYADPDTAHDPHSAGRQMNSHFASEFVDANGNVLDLVNRKNLTSGMAPTAAQMPRSVGLALASKLFRHSDVLKQFTQLSNKGNEVCFATIGDASTSEGHFWETMNAAAVQQIPLAVFVWDDGYGISVPKKYQTTKGSISEALKGFQKKDGTTGIEIYKVKAWDYAGMCEVFEAGIEKIRATHTPALFHVEEVTQPQGHSTSGSHERYKTADRLQWEREWDCIKKMKEWIIENNLADEEQLSTIERETKEFVRNEKNEAWKEFELPVKEQVTEVVAALQQAAALSHNREEVEQVINELNKLREPNRRDVMSALYKGISVAGVSSAANELYKKLQKENEALFSSHLYHEGAASAMKVPEVKAEYAADASLLNGYEILNRYFDQLFSNNPKAVAFGEDLGFIGDVNQGFAGLQTKHGENRIFDTGIRELTIMGQGIGLAMRGLRPIAEIQYLDYLVYGLQPLTDDVATLQYRTAGRQSAPLIVRSRGHRLEGIWHSGSPMGMIINSLRGMYVCVPRNMVQAAGMYNTLLQSNEPGLVIECLNGYRLKEKMPSNLSSFTVPMGVPEVVRQGTDITIVSYGSILRIIDDAAQQLERFGISCEIIDVQTLLPFDVDHVILESLKKTNRIAFIDEDVPGGAAAYMFNKVMEEQGGYKYLDVAPRTITGKAHRPSYGSDGDYFSKPNVEEIMTVLQEMMRE from the coding sequence ATGGAATCAACCACTAACGAAACCTTGCAACTCCAGCAGCTCTCATTTGAGCATTTTCAGCAGGAAGTGTTGCAGGATTACCGCATCGCTTGCCTTAGTCGTGAAGCCAGTCTTCTTGGCCGTAAAGAAGTTCTTACGGGTAAGGCCAAGTTTGGCATTTTTGGCGATGGTAAGGAAGTGCCGCAGCTTGCAATGGCTAAGTTTTTCCAGCCCGGCGATTTTTACAGTGGTTATTACCGTGACCAGACCTTTGCGTTTGCAACAGGTGTTGCATCAATAAAAGAATTTTTCGCCCAGCTGTATGCTGATCCCGATACGGCACATGATCCACACAGTGCAGGCCGCCAGATGAACTCACACTTTGCTTCTGAATTTGTAGATGCAAATGGCAATGTTCTCGACCTGGTGAATCGTAAGAACCTTACTTCAGGTATGGCGCCAACGGCAGCACAAATGCCCCGTTCGGTTGGTTTGGCATTAGCATCAAAATTATTCCGTCATTCAGATGTGCTGAAGCAGTTCACCCAGCTTTCAAATAAAGGAAACGAAGTATGTTTTGCTACTATTGGCGATGCATCAACAAGTGAGGGTCATTTCTGGGAAACGATGAATGCTGCTGCAGTGCAACAGATTCCTTTGGCTGTGTTTGTTTGGGATGATGGATATGGCATTTCTGTTCCTAAAAAATATCAGACAACCAAAGGTTCCATTTCAGAAGCCCTGAAAGGCTTTCAGAAAAAAGACGGAACCACCGGTATTGAAATTTATAAAGTGAAAGCATGGGATTATGCCGGCATGTGCGAAGTGTTTGAAGCGGGTATTGAAAAAATACGTGCAACGCATACACCTGCATTGTTTCATGTGGAAGAAGTAACGCAGCCACAAGGTCATTCCACTTCGGGTAGTCATGAGCGCTACAAAACAGCGGATCGTTTGCAATGGGAGCGTGAGTGGGATTGTATCAAGAAGATGAAGGAGTGGATCATCGAAAACAACCTGGCAGATGAAGAACAGCTCAGCACAATTGAAAGGGAAACAAAAGAATTTGTACGCAATGAAAAAAATGAAGCGTGGAAAGAATTTGAATTGCCGGTTAAAGAACAGGTTACAGAAGTAGTTGCTGCATTGCAACAGGCCGCTGCATTATCTCACAATAGAGAAGAAGTTGAACAGGTGATCAATGAATTAAACAAACTTCGTGAGCCTAACCGCAGGGATGTAATGAGTGCTTTGTATAAAGGCATTTCTGTTGCAGGTGTTTCGTCTGCTGCAAATGAGTTGTATAAAAAGTTGCAGAAAGAAAACGAAGCATTGTTCAGCTCGCATTTGTATCATGAAGGTGCAGCCAGTGCCATGAAAGTACCTGAAGTAAAAGCAGAATATGCAGCTGATGCATCGTTGTTGAATGGTTATGAAATTCTCAACCGTTATTTTGATCAGCTATTTTCGAACAATCCAAAAGCAGTTGCTTTTGGTGAGGATCTCGGTTTTATTGGTGATGTAAACCAGGGCTTCGCCGGCTTGCAAACAAAACACGGTGAGAACCGCATTTTTGATACAGGCATTCGTGAGTTGACCATTATGGGACAAGGTATTGGTCTGGCAATGCGTGGCCTTCGTCCGATAGCAGAAATTCAATACCTCGATTATTTAGTTTATGGCTTGCAGCCGCTCACTGATGATGTGGCAACATTGCAATACCGAACAGCAGGAAGGCAAAGTGCACCGTTGATCGTTCGTTCACGAGGTCATCGTTTGGAAGGCATCTGGCATAGTGGTTCGCCAATGGGTATGATCATTAACAGTCTTCGGGGAATGTATGTATGTGTGCCACGCAATATGGTGCAGGCAGCAGGTATGTACAATACATTGTTGCAAAGCAATGAACCGGGTCTGGTGATCGAGTGTTTGAATGGCTATCGCTTAAAAGAAAAAATGCCTTCTAATCTTTCATCCTTCACGGTGCCGATGGGTGTACCGGAAGTGGTGAGACAAGGAACAGATATTACCATTGTATCATACGGTTCTATTCTGCGCATTATTGATGATGCGGCACAACAGCTTGAACGTTTTGGCATCAGTTGCGAAATTATTGATGTACAAACACTCTTGCCTTTTGATGTTGATCATGTTATTCTTGAATCATTAAAGAAAACAAACCGCATCGCTTTCATTGATGAAGATGTACCCGGAGGCGCAGCAGCTTACATGTTCAATAAAGTAATGGAAGAACAAGGCGGTTATAAATATCTTGATGTTGCTCCTCGCACTATCACAGGCAAAGCACATCGTCCTTCTTATGGCAGTGATGGTGATTACTTCAGCAAACCGAATGTTGAAGAGATCATGACGGTGTTGCAGGAGATGATGAGAGAGTGA
- a CDS encoding DUF1573 domain-containing protein, with protein sequence MKKHVITLCAGLLLGFAGMAQNHDGHNHSTATTPTTPAPKPESIKLSETTFDFGKIPQGKPVTHIFTVENIGKDSLKIDNVQASCGCTTPEWSRTAVAAGGKTTIKVGYNAAAEGVFDKTITIYYNNGEVKVMNIKGTVWKTPDQSAPTNQALNIFKQ encoded by the coding sequence ATGAAAAAACATGTTATTACCCTTTGTGCCGGTTTACTGCTGGGCTTTGCAGGCATGGCTCAAAACCATGACGGGCACAACCACAGCACTGCCACAACCCCCACAACTCCTGCTCCAAAACCTGAAAGCATTAAACTTTCTGAAACAACATTTGATTTTGGAAAGATCCCGCAAGGAAAACCTGTAACACACATTTTCACGGTTGAAAATATTGGTAAAGATTCGTTGAAGATCGATAACGTGCAGGCATCCTGCGGATGTACAACTCCTGAATGGAGCCGTACAGCTGTAGCTGCCGGTGGCAAAACAACCATTAAAGTTGGTTACAATGCTGCTGCAGAGGGCGTGTTCGACAAAACCATCACCATTTATTATAACAACGGAGAAGTGAAAGTGATGAACATTAAAGGAACCGTTTGGAAAACTCCTGACCAATCGGCACCAACCAACCAGGCATTAAATATCTTTAAACAATAA
- a CDS encoding DUF1573 domain-containing protein, translated as MKQFMIAFVALFVFTAVNAQTKKPADLVKFTSETVDLGKAKLNSPVTATFTFTNNSKEDVVIETVTPGCGCTKSDYTKEPIKPGKTGTITATYNAATPGKFSKQVRVKLLGIDQEQVLTILGNVEQ; from the coding sequence ATGAAACAGTTCATGATCGCCTTTGTAGCACTATTTGTTTTCACTGCAGTGAATGCACAAACAAAAAAGCCAGCTGACCTTGTAAAATTTACAAGTGAAACAGTTGACCTCGGTAAAGCCAAATTGAACAGTCCTGTAACAGCAACGTTTACATTTACCAATAACAGTAAAGAAGATGTGGTGATTGAAACAGTTACGCCGGGTTGCGGCTGCACAAAATCTGATTATACAAAAGAACCTATCAAACCGGGCAAAACGGGCACTATTACCGCCACTTACAATGCCGCCACACCGGGCAAATTCTCAAAGCAAGTAAGAGTAAAATTGCTGGGGATTGATCAGGAGCAGGTGCTTACCATCTTAGGTAATGTTGAACAATAA
- a CDS encoding pyridoxal phosphate-dependent aminotransferase: protein MLAISKRGEQMPPSPIRKLVPFAEAAKKKGIKVFHLNIGQPDIETPPAILDAVRNTDIKVLEYSHSAGNESYRRKLVQYYKKVRIDVSYDQIMITTGGSEAIMFGFLTCLNPGDEVIVPEPFYANYNGFACAAGVTVVPITSTIETGFALPPIEDFEKVITAKTKAIIICSPNNPTGYLYSKEEMYKLKELCLKYNLYLFSDEAYREFCYDGDYVSALHVEGLEQHVVLMDTISKRYSACGARLGALVTKNKAVYDAAMKFAQARLSPPGLAQIMGEAAIDLPESYFEAPKAEYLSRRNLLVRRLNAMQGVVCPNPGGAFYAMAKLPIDDSDKFCQWLLESFSYKGQTLMLAPATGFYGTPGLGKQEVRLAYVLNLTALDQAMDCLEEALKVYPGRTEN, encoded by the coding sequence ATGTTAGCAATCAGTAAACGTGGCGAACAAATGCCGCCCTCGCCCATTAGAAAATTAGTTCCCTTTGCAGAAGCTGCCAAAAAGAAAGGCATCAAAGTATTTCATTTGAATATTGGTCAGCCCGATATTGAGACACCTCCTGCTATTCTTGATGCGGTGCGCAATACAGATATTAAAGTACTCGAATACAGCCACAGCGCCGGTAACGAAAGCTATCGCCGTAAACTGGTGCAGTATTATAAAAAAGTGAGGATTGATGTGAGTTACGACCAGATCATGATCACAACCGGTGGTAGTGAAGCAATCATGTTTGGTTTTCTCACCTGTTTAAATCCAGGTGATGAGGTAATTGTTCCTGAACCGTTTTATGCGAACTATAATGGATTCGCCTGCGCTGCGGGTGTAACGGTTGTGCCCATTACTTCAACCATTGAAACGGGTTTTGCCCTGCCTCCTATTGAAGATTTTGAAAAAGTAATTACAGCAAAAACAAAAGCGATTATCATCTGCAGTCCAAACAACCCTACCGGTTATTTATACAGCAAAGAAGAGATGTATAAACTGAAAGAGCTTTGTTTGAAGTACAATCTCTATCTTTTTAGTGATGAAGCATACCGTGAATTTTGTTATGATGGTGACTATGTCAGCGCCTTGCATGTTGAAGGACTTGAGCAGCATGTGGTATTGATGGACACCATCAGTAAACGATACAGCGCCTGCGGAGCAAGGCTTGGCGCACTTGTTACAAAGAACAAAGCGGTGTATGATGCTGCCATGAAATTTGCACAGGCAAGATTGAGCCCTCCCGGCCTGGCACAGATCATGGGCGAAGCAGCGATTGATTTGCCTGAATCTTATTTTGAAGCGCCGAAAGCTGAATATCTCTCCCGCCGAAATCTATTAGTAAGGCGATTGAATGCAATGCAAGGCGTGGTTTGTCCCAACCCGGGCGGTGCTTTTTATGCCATGGCGAAATTACCGATAGATGACAGCGATAAATTCTGTCAATGGTTGCTTGAATCATTTTCTTACAAAGGACAAACGCTAATGCTGGCACCAGCAACAGGTTTTTATGGTACACCAGGACTTGGAAAACAGGAAGTAAGGCTGGCTTATGTGCTGAATTTAACAGCACTTGATCAGGCAATGGATTGTTTAGAAGAAGCCTTGAAAGTTTATCCGGGAAGAACCGAAAATTGA